Proteins from a single region of Cydia amplana chromosome 17, ilCydAmpl1.1, whole genome shotgun sequence:
- the LOC134655756 gene encoding uncharacterized protein LOC134655756, with protein MENNTASPIMEFVTNETLIKRVANFFNVSVANVTNQSVVQQETLFDLYEAYRTKEKEQLIAYKSVAYVVGTLIILSNLIVVISSGLILRRGQQPKSTYLLLGNVSLADTIIGTAIIFGAVIDNSMASNPLCIFQIGMIVCPAIVSIFSVGLIAVDRYFYILHGLYYQRYFNTTRVRIAIVIIWMIGLILGFMPATGWVNNELIYTRCYYHALFPGALILFNSSLSLIPMILVTILYSIILVRALKNVKEIKAAEKAVNFHSNSNETPKLRIYRGNTNLNRTFPTKPQKTSMRRCASFNAICDNSKKRTFTRKSEKSKSIGDLYNDSFNGTDDGSYNNNLENSKEILRSQYEDSKHQLFQISGPTLEIESLDSKLDILSAKPSARLETDQLQALVRLSPEVKQQWLHYFDERQITYKKVIDNLADAFRNEDSQIEAARASAKRSGRNIGWDTFYRHQEINDHLDELAAQYPNLVTVINTALSYEGRQIKYVRISTTRFEDLRKPVIIIDAMVHAREWVTTPVALYIINQLVVNAVDSQVTQDIDWVIIPLANPDGYEYTHDEDRLWRKTRSKAHPGSEECPGVDGNRNFDHYWGTSAASADPCSIIYEGPTAFSEPETRVIRDVVSQHLERAAMYISLHSYGNMFLYAWGNNGTLPSNGLALHLAGVTMATAIDALALDKAPRYVVGNAAQVLYFTTGTSRDWTRAVGVPLTYTLELPGYEYLFEVPAQYVEQIVKETWAGIAAGAHYVRTIFG; from the exons ATGGAGAACAACACAGCATCACCTATTATGGAATTTGTGACTAATGAGACTCTCATTAAGCGAGTGGCTAACTTCTTCAACGTTAGTGTAGCGAATGTGACAAACCAAAGTGTAGTGCAGCAAGAGACACTCTTCGATTTGTACGAAGCCTACAGGACGAAGGAAAAGGAGCAGTTGATTGCGTACAAAAGTGTGGCATACGTTGTCGGTACATTGATAATTCTAAGTAATTTAATTGTTGTTATATCCAGCGGCCTGATACTACGACGAG GTCAGCAGCCAAAGAGCACCTACCTCCTGCTAGGTAATGTGTCGCTGGCGGACACCATCATCGGCACGGCCATCATCTTCGGGGCTGTCATTGACAACTCCATGGCCTCCAATCCGCTCTGCATATTTCAAATTG GTATGATCGTGTGCCCAGCGATTGTGTCCATATTCAGCGTTGGGCTGATAGCCGTAGACCGCTATTTCTACATACTACACGGCTTATACTACCAAAGATACTTTAACACTACAAGAGTCAGGATTGCCATTGTTATCATTTGGATGATTG GTCTCATCCTCGGATTTATGCCGGCCACCGGATGGGTCAATAACGAGCTAATATACACTAGATGTTACTACCACGCACTCTTCCCTGGCGCACTCATACTTTTTAACTCCTCCTTAAGTTTAATACCTATGATACTTGTGACTATACTCTATTCTATAATACTAGTTCGTGCTCTTAAGAACGTCAAGGAGATAAAAGCAGCTGAAAAAGCCGTTAATTTTCATTCTAATTCTAATGAGACACCAAAACTTAGAATATATCGAGGAAATACTAACCTCAATAGAACTTTCCCGACTAAACCCCAAAAAACCTCAATGAGACGGTGTGCGTCTTTTAATGCTATATGTGATAACTCGAAGAAAAGGACATTTACAAGAAAAAGTGAAAAATCTAAAAGCATTGGTGATCTTTATAATGATAGTTTTAATGGCACAGATGACGGttcttataataataacttaGAAAATAGCAAAGAAATCCTTAGGAGTCAGTACGAAGACTCCAA acatcaACTATTCCAAATATCTGGGCCCACCCTGGAAATAGAGTCTCTTGACTCCAAGTTGGATATCCTTTCTGCAAAACCATCCGCGCGCTTGGAAACGGATCAGCTTCAAGCTTTAGTGCGACTGTCTCCTGAAGTAAAACAACAATGGCTGCACTACTTCGACGAGAGACAGATCACGTATAAGAAAGTGATTGATAATCTAGCCGA CGCTTTCCGTAATGAAGACTCCCAAATCGAAGCTGCTAGAGCATCAGCCAAACGCAGCGGGCGAAACATCGGCTGGGATACGTTCTACAGGCACCAAGAG ATCAACGACCACTTGGATGAGCTAGCAGCACAGTATCCCAATTTAGTAACCGTAATCAACACCGCCCTCAGTTACGAAGGACGACAGATTAAATACGTGAGGATCTCGACTACACGCTTTGAGGACCTGAGAAAACCAGTCATCATTATCGACGCCATGGTCCATGCCAGGGAATGGGTTACTACTCCGGTAGCCTTGTACATCATCAATCAGTTAGTGGTTAATGCCGTAGACAGTCAAGTAACCCAGGATATTGATTGGGTCATAATTCCGCTCGCTAACCCTGACGGTTACGAGTATACACATGATGAG GATCGCCTTTGGCGCAAGACCCGGTCCAAAGCCCACCCCGGGAGCGAGGAATGCCCTGGCGTTGACGGGAATCGTAACTTCGACCACTACTGGGGCACCTCGGCGGCCAGTGCTGACCCCTGCAGCATCATCTATGAAGGCCCGACTGCCTTCTCGGAACCAGAGACTCGTGTGATCAGAGATGTGGTCAGCCAACATTTGGAGCGCGCCGCTATGTATATTTCTCTGCATAGCTACGGCAATATGTTCCTTTACGCGTGGGGAAATAACG GTACCCTTCCTTCCAACGGCCTAGCGCTTCATCTTGCCGGTGTGACCATGGCAACGGCCATCGATGCTTTGGCGTTAGACAAAGCTCCCCGCTACGTGGTAGGCAACGCCGCCCAAGTCCTGTACTTCACGACCGGTACATCGCGCGACTGGACCCGTGCCGTGGGCGTCCCCCTGACCTACACTCTGGAACTGCCTGGTTACGAATACTTGTTTGAAGTGCCTGCACAGTACGTCGAACAAATTGTGAAGGAAACCTGGGCCGGTATAGCGGCAGGAGCACATTACGTCAGGACGATCTTTGGTTAA
- the LOC134655944 gene encoding uncharacterized protein LOC134655944 has translation MVHRTIVLLVLVTITWQINFDKTIIAVHFPHYKILLSLGDCKNRVLYSEQQIWATVKLNRVLDIYYQSNDSSLVSRVEIHLIVNNTEFIALAYNDIGSKEFSANILFPIHGSATFYKLDIFTCTPPSIQKYEDVSDEELDTLEDIDSLSKMPFYVKKKPEALSRKTKI, from the exons ATGGTACATAGAACCATAgtattattagttttagttACCATCACGTGGCAGATTAATTTTGATAAAACTATCATAGCCGTGCATTTTCCTCATTATAAAATTCTGCTGTCCTTGGGAGATTGCAAAA ATCGAGTACTTTATTCTGAGCAACAAATCTGGGCCACTGTCAAATTAAACAGAGTTTTGGACATATACTACCAAAGTAACGACA GTTCTCTGGTTTCCAGAGTagaaatacatttaatagtCAACAATACTGAATTTATAGCTCTAGCCTACAATGATATAGGATCAAAAGAATTTAgcgctaatattttatttccaatACATGGCAGTGCAACGTTCTATAAACTGGACATTTTTACGTGCACTCCGCCgtcaatacaaaaatatgaagACGTTAGTGACGAAGAGCTGGATACACTGGAAGATATAGATAGCTTATCGAAAATGCCGTTCTACGTCAAGAAAAAGCCTGAGGCTCTgtcgcgaaaaacgaaaatctaa